The genome window ACGAACTGCCCTTCGATGTGCGCTCCACCCCCTGCCGCGATATGGGCATCGTAGCAGACACCTTCTGGCGCTTACCCGGCGTCCTGCGCAGTGACAGCCCGCACGCCTTTGCCGCCTGGGGCGCTGAAGCCGCCTTCATTACCGTGCCGCACCCGGTGGAGATTCCCCATGGACTGGACAGCCCGGTAGGGCGGGTGTATCAGCGCGATGGGCAGGTGCTTTTGCTGGGAGTGGGGCATACCGAGAACACCACCATCCACCTGGCGGAGAACCTTGCAGGGGTACGCTACCGCCGCCGGAAGCGCGCCTGCCTGCTTCGAGACGGCGCAACGATTTGGGTAGAATACGGCGAGGTGGATCACTGCTGTCAAAATTTTGCCCTGGTGGACGGCTGGCTGGACGCCGTTCACGCTCAACGCCGCGGACGGGTAGGCTACGCCGAAGCCCGCCTGTGCCGAGCGCGGGACGTGGTTCACATCGTCATGGAGCATTTGCGGGACAACGAGACCATCTTCCTCCACCCGCTGGGTGTGGATGAGCAATGCGATGAAGCCCGCCTGAGCCTGCTCTCCGCGTCCGATTTTCCAGAAGAAAAATGACCTGTTTCCCATAACCGTTTGTGACGTAATATAAGATTGAAAAAACTTGCTGGGATATCCGGAACATTCCGGGGATGCCCTGCGTCTATCCAGAAGAACATTCCACTTCTTTTGTGGTTTGCCGGAAAGTGAGGAGAAAAATATGAAACGCTTGCGATTGCTCATTCCCGTTTTTGCCCTGCTGGCGGTGATGCTGGCATGCAATTTCCCATCCTTTGGCAGGCAGGCACAAACCCCTACCCTCC of Anaerolinea thermophila UNI-1 contains these proteins:
- a CDS encoding AAC(3) family N-acetyltransferase, with translation MGSLPPISIAELTRQLLDLGVKPGGVLVVHCAFSRVKPVEGGPLGLITALQQALGEEGTLVMPSMTDDDELPFDVRSTPCRDMGIVADTFWRLPGVLRSDSPHAFAAWGAEAAFITVPHPVEIPHGLDSPVGRVYQRDGQVLLLGVGHTENTTIHLAENLAGVRYRRRKRACLLRDGATIWVEYGEVDHCCQNFALVDGWLDAVHAQRRGRVGYAEARLCRARDVVHIVMEHLRDNETIFLHPLGVDEQCDEARLSLLSASDFPEEK